The Streptomyces rimosus genomic interval GTGGTCGAGCCGTACCGCGCAGGCCGTCGCCGCGTCCACGATGCGCTCGGCGGCGGTGACGACGGTGAGCCAGTCCGGGTTGCGGCCACGCGCCGCGACGAGTTCGGCGGCGGCGGTCTCGGCCGCCGCGCGGGCCTCCCCCAGTGCCCGGTAGGCCGCCCGGCGCCGCACCAGGCGCTCGCCCCGGTCGTGTCCCGGCTCGGTCCGCAGCACTTCTCCCAGGTACGTTTCGGTGGCGCGCAGCGCGGCCGTCACTTTGTGGCCGACGCGGCGGCGCGGGTCGGCCAGCCGCGGCAGATGGCCGACGACGAGGACCAGGGCGCAGGCGGCCGAGGTGTCCACGATCCGCTCCAGCGCGGCCTGCGGATCGCCGCTGACGTGTACGAACGACAGCACCATCAGCGTGATCGCGACGGTCTGCAGCGCGAAGTGGCGGGTGGCGAACGGCAGCAGCGCGCCACCCGCACCGGCCACCAGCGCGGGCCACCACCATCCGTCCAGCACCGCTCCGGCCGCCGCGAAGACCAGCACACCGGCGACGGTCCCGGCGAAGCGGTTGACCGTACGGGAGAACAGCGGGCCCAGGTCGGGCTTGACGAGGAAGGTGGCGGTGGCGGGCAGCCAGTACCAGTGCTCGGCACGCAGCGCGAGGGCCACCGCCACGCTCACCGCGATGCACAGGCCGACCCGCAGACCGTAGTCCCGGCCGGCCGGCCCGAACATGCTCCGGCCGCGCCGGACGGGCGGCGCCTCGGACCGGAGCTTGCGCGGCGCTCCGGACGTGAGCTGATCTCCGGATTCACGCCGCTCTCCGGGCACGCGCTGATCTTCGGACTCGCGCCGCTCTCCGGGCACGCGCTGATCTTCGGGCTCACGCTGAGCCCCGGACCCACGCTGATCCCCGGACTCGCGCTCCTCCGGCCGTACCGCCCCCGAGATCACCGCGGGCCCCCCGTCGGCCCCGGCGGCGTCCACCGGCTCCGTACGGGCGAAGACCACCGCCGCGTCCAGCAGCGCGCGGTCGAAGGCGCCGCGCGCCGGTGAGCTGGTATCCGGCGCGGAGAGGCGGCCCGGCGGGCGGCCGGTGCGCAGTGCTTCGGCGAAGCGGCGCGGGCCCTCGGCGACCCGGGCCGGCAGCGGCCGGGCCTCCCACAGCAGCGCGACGCTGGCCTCGCACAGCGCGGTCGCGGCGGCCAGCCGCTCGGCGAGCAGCCGTTCGCCCGGGCTCGGCCGGCGGCGCAGCAGGCGGCGCAGGCGCAGGGCCTCGTCGGCGCGGTCGAGGGCGGCGGTCAGGCGGCGCCGGGCCGCCTCGGCGCCCGGCCCGCCGACGGCGTCGAGGGCGTCCGCGAGCGCGTCGAAGACGGTGGCAACGGCCGCCCGCTCGCCGCTGAGCGGCCCGCCGGCCGGGCGGGGCGGGTGGAACACCAGGCGCAGCAGGAGCAGCCACAGGCAGCCGGCCAGCAGGTAGAGGGCCTTGAGCCACGGCGCGCCGGACAGCGGCATGCCCGCGCCGAGGATGGTGCTGGCCAGCATCTGCATGCCCGCGTTGGAGCGCACCGGCCCGGCGACGCTGCCCGCGCCCGAGACGAAGCCGACGGCGAACAGCGCGGGAACCACCCACCAGCCCGCGCCGACCGTCTGCAGCGTGGCGCCCATCAGCATGCCGAACGCCGAGGCGAGGGCGGGCAGGCCGATGTGCACGATGCCGCGGCGCCGGGTGCCGGGCCGGTCGTTGACGCCCGCGAGCATGGAGCCGAGCCCGGCCAGCACCCCGGCCGCCGGGTGGCCGGTGGCCAGGCCGGCGGCGAGCAGCGGGCCCGCGCACAGCGCGCCGCGGACCACGGCGGCCCAGGGGACGGGCAGCCGCTGCCAGCGCAGGGGGTGGGCGAGCCAGGTGGGCACGGCGCGCGGGGCGCGGGGCATGGGCCTCCTTGGTGCGGCGGATGACGGTGTACGGGAAACGTAGGGGTACGTACCCGGATGGAGCGGGACGTACTGTCCCGTACAGGGCCGGGCGGGTTCCGGTACGCGGATCGGGGGCGGGTGTCCGAGGGGCGTCATCGGCCGACGGTGCCGACATCCAGCTTACGGTCCTGTTTGTACGCATCAGGACGTACGGGTTACGGGGATGTCAAGATCACATTCAGCCGTACCGAACGGACGCCCGGCCCACGCCTGCCCGCCCCACCCGGCCCTACTCCCCCGCCACCTCCGCCACCAGTACGCTCCCGCTCGTCCGGGCGACCACATACGCCGTGCCCTTCGTCGCCCGCGCGTCCACCGTCAACCGGTGGGTGCCCGCTTCCACTTGTCCCGCGAACAGCTCGGCCGTCCGGGTGCGCGAGAGACGGTCCACGCGGTACGCGGTGAGGACGACCCCGCACGGTACGGCGGTCTCGACCGTGACCTCGCCGCGCGTGGCCGCCAGTCGCAGCAGCCGCCGCTGGTCCTGCGGACAGCGGTCCAGGGCCTCTTCGATCCGCGCGATGAGCAGCGGGACGACCGGCACCGGCAGGTCCACGAAGACCGCCGAGGAGCCCGCCGCCGCGAACGCGGCGCGCACCGCGGCCCGCTCGGCCCCGTCCACCGCGCTGCCGAAGGCCACCGCCCCGTAGGAGCGCAGTTCGTCCGGCGAGGCACCCGCCGCGTCCCGGGTGATCTCCGCGCCGATGCCGATGCCGCGCAGGGCCGCGGCCAGCCGGGCGGGCAGCGCGACCCGCTGTCCGACCAGCAGGACCCGCCGGGCGGTCGCCGCGCCGTGCGCCGGGCCGCCGTCGGAGAGCAGATGTTCCAGCGCGGCCCGGTACTGCGCGCCGTCGAAGCGGAACGGGCCGACGCCCGGGTAGCCGTCGCGCCCCAGGTCCGCGGTCTCCCCGGTCTGCCAGGCGAAGTCCCGCCACACGACGTCCGCGCCGTCGCGCTCGATGACGGCGGTCACCGCGCCGCACTCCAGCCCCTCGCACTCCGGGCAGCCGTACAGGACGTAGCGTCCGCCGGCGAGCGGGGCGTCCTCCTCCAGGAGCAGCCGCCGCACGTGCGCGGTGAACAGAGAAGGGCCGAGGTCGGCGGCGAGCGGGGAGACCGCGTCGAGGTCCGCCAGGCGCAGCAGCAGCGGTCTGCCGTCCACGATGAAGTCCCAGAAGTCGCGGTGGACTTCGTACGCGCCGTTGGACAGTACGGCGCCGGCGCGCGTCGCGGGGGCCAGTCCGAAGGTCGCGTGATGCGCAGACATGTCCTGAGTATCCCCACGCAACGGGCGCCAAGCGCCCGGCTGCGGCAAATCCCTTGGCGGGGTCCATTCCGTATCGCTCCGGCATTCTCCTCGCGACGGCACGCACCGGCCGTTCCGGGCCTCCGTCCGCCGCCGCCCCGCCGCACCCGTCGCCCCCGGACGGCACAGCGGATAGCGTCCTGGGCATGACGACGAGCGATGTGATCGTGATCGGCGGCGGGGTGCTCGGCCTGACGGCCGCCGTCGCGCTGGCGGAGGGCGGGCGCCGGGTACGGGTCGTCAGCCGCGATCCGGCCCGGGACACCACCTCCGCGGTCGCGGGCGGTCTGTGCTGGCCCTACCGGGTGCGGCCCGAGGAACGGGCGGTGGCCTGGTCCGTACGCTCCTTCCACGTGCTCGCGGAGCTGGCGGAGCGCCCGGCGGAGACCGGTGTGCGGATGGTCGCCGGCACCATGGCCGACGAGCCCGGCGCGGCGCCGGAATCCGGTTCGGACGGCTGGCACGCGTCCGTTCCGGGCCTGCGGCGGGCCACGCCGGACGAGCTGCCGCCGGGCTACGGCTCGGGGTGGCGCGCGCGGATGCCGCTGGTCGACATGCCGTCCCACCTGGGCTATCTGGAGCGGCGGTTGGCGGCGGCGGGCGGCACGGTGCAGCGGCGTCCGCTCACCTCGCTCGCGGAGGCGGCGCGGGAGGCCGGCACGGTCGTCAACTGCTCCGGGCTGGGCGCCCGCGAGCTGGTCCCGGACGTGGCGGTCCAGCCGGTGCAGGGACAGCTGGTGATCGTGGAGAACCCCGGTATCGAGGAGTGGTTCGGGTCGGCCGGTGAGCACGCCGGGACCACGACGTACATCCTGCCGCAGCCGTACGGGGTGGTGCTCGGCGGTACGGCTCGCGAAGGTGCCTGGTCGCGGGAGCCGGACCCGGCGACCGCCCGCGCGATCGTGGAGCGCTGCGCGCGCGTCCACCCGAAGCTGGCGCACGCCCGCGTCCTGGCCCACCGGGTGGGCCTGCGCCCGGCGCGTAGCTCCGTACGGCTGGAGACGGAGCGGCTGCCCGGCGGCGCGCTGTGCGTGCACAACTACGGGCACGGCGGGGCCGGTGTGACGGTGGCGTGGGGCTGCGCGGACGAGGTGGTGCGCCTGGCCGGGGGCCGTACGGCGTGAGAAGGGGGCCGGTGGTGCGCCGGCCCCCTGTGGTTCAGCTGCGTGGCCGCCGCTACGGCCTGCCCTCCTCGGCGGCCCCGGCCGTACCGCCCGTCCCCGCGCCGGCGCCGTTGCCCGGCCCGATGCGGATCTCGAAGTCGCCGTCGTAGCGCTCGTGGCCCGCGATGACGGCCAGTTCGACGACTTCCTCGCCCTTCTGCCCGCGGACGATCAGCGGGTCGCGGCGCAGGTCCTTCATCAGCGCCCAGCACATCGCGATCATCACCAGGGTGAAGGGCGCCGCGACCAGGATCGTGAGGTTCTGCAGTCCGGTGAGCGCGTCGCCCGACCCGCCGCCGATCAGCAGCATGATCGCGGCGACCGCGCCGGTGACCACGCCCCAGAAGACCACCACCGGCCGGGACGGTTCGAAGGAGCCTTTCTGCGACAGCGTGCCCATGACGATGGACGCGGCGTCCGCGCCGGAGACGAAGAAGATACCGACCAGGATCATGACCAGGATGCTGGTGACGGTGGCCACCGGGTACTGGTGCAGCACGTCGAAGAGCTGCCCCTCCGACGTGGTCTCGCCGGAGAGCCTCTTGGTGTCCTGGAGGTGCATCGCCGAGCTGCCGAACACCGCGAACCACAGCAGGCTGACCACGCTCGGCACCAGTATCACGCCGCCGATGAACTGCCGGATGGTGCGCCCGCGGCTGATCCGGGCGATGAACATGCCGACGAACGGCGTCCAGGAGATCCACCACGCCCAGTAGAACACCGTCCAGCTGCGCAGCCAGTCACCGACCTTGTCGCCGCTGCTCGCCTCCGTACGGCCGGCGAGCTGCGGCAGTTCGCCGATGAAGGTGCTGATGGAGGTCGGCAGCATGTTCAGGATGAGGATGGTCGGCCCGACGACGAACACGAAGACGGCCAGGATCAGCGCCAGCACCATGTTGATGTTGGACAGCATCTGGACGCCGCGGGCGATGCCGGAGACCGCCGACAGGACGAAGGCGACGGTCAGTACGGCGATGACGACGACCAGCAGGGTGGTGCTGACACTGTCCATCCAGCCCAGCACCTTGATCCCGCTGCCGATCTGGAGCGCGCCGAGGCCCAGGGAGGCCGCCGAGCCGAAGAGCGTGGCGAAGATGGCGAGGATGTCGATGACCTGCCCGCCCCATCCGTTGGCCCGCCGCGCGCCGATCAGCGGCGTGAACACCGCGCTGATCGTCTGCCTTCTCCCCCGCCGGAAGCAGCTGTACGCGATGGCCAGGCCCACGACCGCGTAGATCGCCCACGGGTGGAGGGTCCAGTGGAAGAGCGTGGTGGCCATCGCCGTGTCCATGGCCTGCGCGGCGTCCTTGGGGTCGGTGCCCGGGGGCGGCGTGCCGAAGTGTCCCAGCGGCTCGCTGACGCCGTAGAACATCAGGCCGATGCCCATGCCCGCGCTGAACATCATCGCGACCCAGGACACCGTACGGAACTCCGGCTCCTCCCCCTCCTTGCCCAGGGTGATCCGCCCGTACTTGCTGACGGCCAGCCAGATCGCGAAGACCACGAAGCCGGAGGCGGAGAGCACGAAGGCCCAGCCGCCGTTCTTGATGATCCAGTCCAGCATCGTCGAGGAGGCGCTCTTCAGCGACTCGGTGGAGGTGGCGCCCCAGGCGATGAAGGCGAGAGTGAGCAGCGCGGTGACGCCGAAGACCACGCGGTCGGTCTGTGGAGGGCCGGTGCGGTGCGGTGCGACGGGAGGGTCCGGCACGACCGGCGCACCTCCCCCGCCGCCCGTGTCCTTGTCTGGTTCCGACACGTGTCGACCTTTCAATAGGCCACATTTTCCCTACCCGTTACCCCCTACCACACGGCGGGAAGCGTTCAGCAGCCCTTGAGCGGAGTCGCGGCCGTAAGGTGATATTCGGCCCGGCCGTCCAGCAGCAGCGGCACGAGCGCGCGCAGCGACTGGCGCAGCGGGACCACGGCGCCGCCCCGGCCGTCCCGTCGCAACGCCACGCCGTGCAGCGCCAGTTCGTCCCTGACCTGGGTGTACTGCTGCTTGTCGAGGCGGTAGGCGCACGGCGGATCGCGCAGGATCTTCTCGGCCGCGGGCGGCTCGTTGTCCGCGCCGCCGAGGTACACCGGCCCCCGGTCGGCGTAACCGGCCAGCCGGGCGCGGGCGGTGGCGGACTCGATCCGGGCCCGGCGTTCGGTGGTGAAATCGAACAGCCCGCGCAGTGCGGCCTGTTGCGAGGTGACCCGGCGCCGGTTGTTCAGCGCCGGGTCGGCCTTCTCGGCGTCGGTCAGCGCGTCGACCCGGGTCTCCACGAGCAGCCCCACGGAGTGCTTCACCCCGGCGGTGTTGCGCAGGATGCGCTCCTGGCCGTCACCGGCCACCTGCTTGACCGGCTCGCCGGTCTCCGGGTCGGTCCAGATGCCGTAGATCCCCGTGCTGAACCCCGCCCCGGCGGCCGCGGGCCGGACGTACCGCTCGGACAGGGCGGTGGACTCCCCGTGCACCGCACGCGCGGTGTTCAGGTTGCGCGGCCACAGGGACAGCAGGTCCTTGGTGTAGTAGGGCTTGACGGGCGTGTACTCGTGCAGGTCGTAGACGATGTCCGGGCGGTAGTCGCGCTGTACGGCGGCCATCGCCCGCGCCTCGGCGGTCTTCAGGGCGAGGTGGTCGCGGTTGATGTCCACCCCTGCGGAGTTGCCGCGGGTGTCCGCGGCCCGGCCGTCCGGGTTGGCGGTCGGCACGACCAGCACGCTGGTGCGCTCCAGGAAGCGCCGGGTGGCCCGGTCACCGGCGAAGGCCAGGTCGCGGACGGTGGACAGGCACGCCTCGCGCCCGGACGGCTCGTCGCCGTGCTGCGAGCAGATGAGCAGCACCGTGGTGCCGTGCCGTGCGGCCTCGGCGCTCCGCGGTGCCGGTGCGCCGATCCGTACGAGCCGGATCGGGCGGCCCTGCGCGGTGGTGCCTATCCGGTCCGTACGGACCCGGTCGCTCGCCCGGTCCACGGCGGCGAGGAAGTCCCGCTCTTCGGGCTGGGTGGTCCAGCGGGCGCCCTCGCTGGTCTCGAAGCCGGTGCGGGGCAGGTCGGGGTCGGCCGCCCCGGCGGGTGCCGAGGCCAGCAGGGTCGTGGTGAGCGCGGCGGCCAGCGCCGCGCAGGCGAGGCCGCGGGAGAGGGGATTCACGAGGGGGTGCCTCCGGTGTCGGTCGGTGGGGCGAACGGTGGAGGAGGGTGCGGGCGTAGCGGCTGCGGTACGGCGGGGCCGAACGCGGTACGAGGTGGCGGGGCCGGGTGCGGTGTCCCGGCCCCGCCGTGCCGTCAGCGCGTACCGGGGATGCGGCTCGGTACGGGCGGCTCGACGCCGGTCAGCGGCGCCGGGGCCACGCGGGCCGGTCCGCCGGCACCGGCGGTGGCCGCGGCCAGCGCCTTGCCGCCGCCGACGACGGGCAGGCGGGCGGCGGTGCGGGCCAGGTCGAGGGTCAGGCGCGGGGTGGTGGACGGCGGGTCGATCAGCCCGGCGTCCGTACCGGCGATGATGAGCGCGAGCCGGTGCCCCGCGGGGACGACATGGTCACTGGCGGCCAGGTCGAGGGTGATCGTGTAGCGCTTGCCGGGGGTCAGCGGGCGGCCCTTGCCCGGGTCGGCCCAGTTGCCCAGGTCGGCCCAGCCGCGGCTGAAGACGGTGTGGCCGACGTCGACCGTGTCGGCCTTGGTCTCCTTGTAGCAGGCGCTGTCACCGGCGGTGCTCGCGCCCCAGCACGTGCGGTCGGCGAGGGTGGTGATGCCCTCGCCCGCGGCGCCGTAGTTGCGGATGGTGTCGGGGCCGAGGTCCACCAGGACGGCGGAGAGATGGGCGGTGGAGGTGCTGGGCGTGGCGGTGACGGTGACCTTGCCGGAGCCGGACAGCCGCAGCGGCTTGGCCAGCGGTTTGGTGGTGAATCCGGCCTTGGCGGGGGTGGACGTGTCGATCTGCGCGGCCCAGTCCTGCTCGTTCTGGCTCGGGTCGTCGGTGAAGGTCTCGGTGGCGCCCTGCGGGGCGCGCCGGGTGCCGAGTTCGCCGACGCCGGGCGCGGTCCCGTTGCGCGGCCGTACGGTGGTGGCCGACGTGCCGGCCGCGGGCCAGACGCGGTCGGTGGTCCACCGGTCGGGCGCGCGCTCGATGTCGGCCATCGGCTCCTCGTCGATGCCGTTGTCGTAGCCCATCAGGTAGTGGTCGAACCACCGGTGCAGCGTGGGCACCCAGTCCGACCGGCGGAAGTCGAAGGGATCGACGTGGCCGGTCTGGGAGAGCCAGACCTTGCGCTCCACGCCGTTGTCGGCGAGCGCGTCCCACCACTGACCGAAGTGCTTGGTGCGGACGTTGAGGTCCTGCATGCCGTGGATGGCGAAGACGCTGGCGGTGACGTTCTCCGCGTCCTTGACGTAGTCGCGCTCGGTCCACAGCGGGGTCCAGTCGCCGGTGCGCGGGGCGCCCTCGGCGAGCTTCTTCTGCATGGCCGCGCAGCGCAGGCGCGCCTCGGGACTCTCGACGCGGTCGGCGAGCCGGTCGGGGCCGGAGTCGTACAGCGGGGCGCCCTTGGCGAAGTAGTAGTCGTACCAGGAGGAGATGGCGGCGATGGGAACGATCGTCTTCAGGCCCTCGACGCCGGTGGCGGCGACTCCGTTGGCGATGGTGCCGTCCCAGCTCTTGCCGATCATTCCGGTGTCGCCGTTGGACCAGGCGGCGCTGACGCGTTTGCCGCCGGTACGGGAGTCGTAGGCGCGGCCCCGGCCGTTGAGCCAGTCGACCACGGCGCGCGCCGACTGGATGTCGGAGCGCCCGCCCACGTCCACGCAGCCGTCCGAGCGGTTGGTGCCGGCCAGGTCGACCAGCACCGTCGCATAGCCGCGCGGCACGAAGTAGTTGTCGTAGAAGAGCGGGAACTGCACCGGCCGCCCGGCGCTGTCATAGGTCTTCTTCTGGCTCTCGTTGCCCCGCCCGCAGCAGGAGTAGTACGGGCTGGCGTCCATGATCACGGGGATCCGGCGGCCCTGCTGCGCGGGCTCGCGCGGCCGCACGATGTCGACGGCGACCCGGTCGGTCCGCCCGTCCGAGTCGCCGTCGATCCGTGTGTCCACCCAGACCGATTCGCGTATCGCGCGGTCGTAGGAGTACACGGGTCTGGACTCGGCGGGCGCGGCCCGTGCGGCGGACACCGGGCCGACGAGCGAGGACAGCAGGGCGGCCACGACCGCCGTCACGAGCGCTTTCCAGGGGATGCGGGTGATCCGCGCGCTATTGGTCACGGGCGGACGGTAGCGCGGGGGAACTCCTGTGCGTAAGAGTGCGCGAGGCGACGGGAGGGGACGCGGGGGCGGCCGTGCCGGGTGGTGACGGCCGGCCTGTGACGTGCTGATGTCGGTCATGTGTCAGATACGGCCATGGACATGACGGGCGGCTTCCGAGTACATAGAGTCTGAGCATCTGAAGAGATGACGACCCGAACGGGCTCACCTCCCCTACACGCTGGAGGATTTCGTGCGTCACAGACTCATCGTTCCGGGTGCGGCCGCCCTCAGCCTGCTGCTGGCGATCCCGGCT includes:
- a CDS encoding FUSC family protein, giving the protein MPRAPRAVPTWLAHPLRWQRLPVPWAAVVRGALCAGPLLAAGLATGHPAAGVLAGLGSMLAGVNDRPGTRRRGIVHIGLPALASAFGMLMGATLQTVGAGWWVVPALFAVGFVSGAGSVAGPVRSNAGMQMLASTILGAGMPLSGAPWLKALYLLAGCLWLLLLRLVFHPPRPAGGPLSGERAAVATVFDALADALDAVGGPGAEAARRRLTAALDRADEALRLRRLLRRRPSPGERLLAERLAAATALCEASVALLWEARPLPARVAEGPRRFAEALRTGRPPGRLSAPDTSSPARGAFDRALLDAAVVFARTEPVDAAGADGGPAVISGAVRPEERESGDQRGSGAQREPEDQRVPGERRESEDQRVPGERRESGDQLTSGAPRKLRSEAPPVRRGRSMFGPAGRDYGLRVGLCIAVSVAVALALRAEHWYWLPATATFLVKPDLGPLFSRTVNRFAGTVAGVLVFAAAGAVLDGWWWPALVAGAGGALLPFATRHFALQTVAITLMVLSFVHVSGDPQAALERIVDTSAACALVLVVGHLPRLADPRRRVGHKVTAALRATETYLGEVLRTEPGHDRGERLVRRRAAYRALGEARAAAETAAAELVAARGRNPDWLTVVTAAERIVDAATACAVRLDHGARRPTPQEARRLCEALTAMADALEDPGRPGPPALAAQIPPVPGCATLTDVAAELEHLRGFAGAA
- a CDS encoding FAD-dependent oxidoreductase, translated to MTTSDVIVIGGGVLGLTAAVALAEGGRRVRVVSRDPARDTTSAVAGGLCWPYRVRPEERAVAWSVRSFHVLAELAERPAETGVRMVAGTMADEPGAAPESGSDGWHASVPGLRRATPDELPPGYGSGWRARMPLVDMPSHLGYLERRLAAAGGTVQRRPLTSLAEAAREAGTVVNCSGLGARELVPDVAVQPVQGQLVIVENPGIEEWFGSAGEHAGTTTYILPQPYGVVLGGTAREGAWSREPDPATARAIVERCARVHPKLAHARVLAHRVGLRPARSSVRLETERLPGGALCVHNYGHGGAGVTVAWGCADEVVRLAGGRTA
- a CDS encoding BCCT family transporter, with the translated sequence MPDPPVAPHRTGPPQTDRVVFGVTALLTLAFIAWGATSTESLKSASSTMLDWIIKNGGWAFVLSASGFVVFAIWLAVSKYGRITLGKEGEEPEFRTVSWVAMMFSAGMGIGLMFYGVSEPLGHFGTPPPGTDPKDAAQAMDTAMATTLFHWTLHPWAIYAVVGLAIAYSCFRRGRRQTISAVFTPLIGARRANGWGGQVIDILAIFATLFGSAASLGLGALQIGSGIKVLGWMDSVSTTLLVVVIAVLTVAFVLSAVSGIARGVQMLSNINMVLALILAVFVFVVGPTILILNMLPTSISTFIGELPQLAGRTEASSGDKVGDWLRSWTVFYWAWWISWTPFVGMFIARISRGRTIRQFIGGVILVPSVVSLLWFAVFGSSAMHLQDTKRLSGETTSEGQLFDVLHQYPVATVTSILVMILVGIFFVSGADAASIVMGTLSQKGSFEPSRPVVVFWGVVTGAVAAIMLLIGGGSGDALTGLQNLTILVAAPFTLVMIAMCWALMKDLRRDPLIVRGQKGEEVVELAVIAGHERYDGDFEIRIGPGNGAGAGTGGTAGAAEEGRP
- a CDS encoding M14 family metallopeptidase, translating into MNPLSRGLACAALAAALTTTLLASAPAGAADPDLPRTGFETSEGARWTTQPEERDFLAAVDRASDRVRTDRIGTTAQGRPIRLVRIGAPAPRSAEAARHGTTVLLICSQHGDEPSGREACLSTVRDLAFAGDRATRRFLERTSVLVVPTANPDGRAADTRGNSAGVDINRDHLALKTAEARAMAAVQRDYRPDIVYDLHEYTPVKPYYTKDLLSLWPRNLNTARAVHGESTALSERYVRPAAAGAGFSTGIYGIWTDPETGEPVKQVAGDGQERILRNTAGVKHSVGLLVETRVDALTDAEKADPALNNRRRVTSQQAALRGLFDFTTERRARIESATARARLAGYADRGPVYLGGADNEPPAAEKILRDPPCAYRLDKQQYTQVRDELALHGVALRRDGRGGAVVPLRQSLRALVPLLLDGRAEYHLTAATPLKGC
- a CDS encoding Xaa-Pro dipeptidyl-peptidase; translated protein: MTDISTSQAGRHHPARPPPRPLPSPRALLRTGVPPRYRPPVTNSARITRIPWKALVTAVVAALLSSLVGPVSAARAAPAESRPVYSYDRAIRESVWVDTRIDGDSDGRTDRVAVDIVRPREPAQQGRRIPVIMDASPYYSCCGRGNESQKKTYDSAGRPVQFPLFYDNYFVPRGYATVLVDLAGTNRSDGCVDVGGRSDIQSARAVVDWLNGRGRAYDSRTGGKRVSAAWSNGDTGMIGKSWDGTIANGVAATGVEGLKTIVPIAAISSWYDYYFAKGAPLYDSGPDRLADRVESPEARLRCAAMQKKLAEGAPRTGDWTPLWTERDYVKDAENVTASVFAIHGMQDLNVRTKHFGQWWDALADNGVERKVWLSQTGHVDPFDFRRSDWVPTLHRWFDHYLMGYDNGIDEEPMADIERAPDRWTTDRVWPAAGTSATTVRPRNGTAPGVGELGTRRAPQGATETFTDDPSQNEQDWAAQIDTSTPAKAGFTTKPLAKPLRLSGSGKVTVTATPSTSTAHLSAVLVDLGPDTIRNYGAAGEGITTLADRTCWGASTAGDSACYKETKADTVDVGHTVFSRGWADLGNWADPGKGRPLTPGKRYTITLDLAASDHVVPAGHRLALIIAGTDAGLIDPPSTTPRLTLDLARTAARLPVVGGGKALAAATAGAGGPARVAPAPLTGVEPPVPSRIPGTR